The DNA sequence AGCCGTGCGCGGCGATGAACGATGCGGCGGCCGTGGCCAGCGCGTCGGCGTCGCGTACGTCGGCGCGATACACGGACACCGACAGCTTCGGAAAGCGCCGCGCGAATGCGTCGAGCGCTTCGGTGCGGCGCGCGACGAGCGCGAGCGTCGCGCCCTGGCGTGCATATTCGTCGGCCAACGCGAGGCCGAGGCCGCTCGACGCGCCGGTGATGAAAACCTTCAGCGGAGTAGTCATGCCGGCGCGCGCTCGCGGATCAGAGCTTCTTGTCCTGCACCTGCTTCACGAGGTAGTCGAGCACCTGCGCGGTACCCGGAATGCTGTTCGTGTAAGCCGGGCCCGTCTTGTACTTGCCCTGAACGACGACGGTCGGCACGCCGTCGATCGCGTAGTTCTTCATCAGCTCGGCCGACTGCTTGACCTGGCCTTGCACGCTGAACGAGTTGTACGCGTCCATGAACTGCTTCTTGTCGACGCCTTGCGTCGCCAGGAAGTCGGCCTGCGCCTGCGGCGTCAGCAGGTAATTCTTCTGCTTGTGGATCGCGTTGAAGATCGCCGGCGTGACCTTCTCCGAGATGCCCAGCGCGGACACCGCGTAGTACAGCTTCGAATGCGGGACGAAGTCGTCGCGGAACGCGACCGGCACGCGCTTGAAGTCGATGTTGGCGCCTTGCTTCTTCACCCACGCCTCGAGCGTCGGCTCGAATTCGTAGCAGTGCGGGCAGCCGTACCAGAAGAATTCGATGACCTCGACCTTGCCGGCCGGCGCCGACACCGGCTGCGGCGACTTCATCACTTCGAAGTCCTTGCCCGACACCGGTGCGGCGGGCGTTGCGTGCGCGAAGCCGGCGACCAGGCCCACGGAGAGGAGAAGCGTGCTAAGCAGTTTTTTCATGTTGGGAACGTCGTCAGTTGCTCGGGTTACGGAACGTAACGGAATCTGCGTGGGCGCGGCCGGCGCTCACTGCTTCGTGAAGCGGATCACCGCCGTGTCGACACCTGCATCGGACAGGCGCTGACGGGCCGAGTTCATATCCTCGAACTTCGAGAACGGGCCGACCCGCACGCGGAAGTAGGTCACGCCGCTGACGTCGCGCTTCGATACCTTCGACTCGAAGCCCTGGAAGCCGAGCCGTGCGCGCTGCTGCTCGGCGTCGCTTTCCGTCTTGTACGCGCCGACCTGCAGGAAGTAGCCGGTGTTCGCGTCGCTGGCGCTCGGCGCTTTGGCCGCTGCGGACGACGTCGCGGACGGCGCCGGCTTCGCGGCGTTCGCGGCGGCTTGCTGTTGCTGCTGCTTTTGAGCGGCAGCCTGCTGCGCCTGCTTCTGCGCGGCGAAACGCGCGAGGTCGTCCTCGCCGGACTGCTGCGGTTGTTGCGCCTGTTGCGTCTTCTTCGGCGGCGGGTTGTCGGCCGGCTTCGGCGCGACGGCGACGCCGTTGCCCGACGCTGCGTTGTTCGATCCGTTGTTCGACGCGGTGCCGTTGTTCGCGCTGCCGGAGCCGTTCGAACCGTTCGCGTTGCCCGACGGCGGCACCTCGACGATCTGCGGTTCGGGCAGCAGGCCGCCCTGGGTCTGGTTCGCGGCCTGGCCGGGCGCGGTATTGGGCGGCGCGGACTGCGCGGCCTGCGGCACCGGCTGGCCGGGCGTCTTGCCCTGCAGCGCGCGGTTCGGATCGAACTGCTGCGGCTGGCTCGCGCCGTTGTCGACCGGCGGCGCCACCTTCGACACGAACGGCGACGGCGAACGCGTGATGTAGAGCGCCACCACCACCGCAATCGCGAGGCCGACGATCAGGCCCAGCACGATTCCAAGAAATGTTCCTCCGGCTTGTTTCGATTGCTTCGAAGTTCGGCGTGGTTGTGCCATTGCTTGAGTCACCTGCAAAAAGAATCGTGAAAAGGCTGCGGCAGGCGGGATCCTGCGGGCGGGCGCCGCCGCGGCCATTCGCTGCCCAGTTCGGGCCGCTTACATCTTGGCGGGCGCGGATACCCCGAGCATCGCCAGGCCGTTCTCCAGCACCTGCCGGGTCGCGGCGAGCAGCGCGGCGCGTGCGTTGCGCGGCGCTTCGTCGTCGACCAGCACGCGCTCCGCATTGTAGAACGAGTGGAATTCACCAGCGAGATCGCGCAGATAGAACGCGACCGCGTGCGGCGCCAGCTCGTTCGCGGCGTGCGTGAGCAGGTCCGGATACTCGGCGAGCTTCTGCATCAGCGACACGGCCTGCGGGCTCGTGAGCTGCGACAGGTCGGCGCCCGGCAGTTGTGCGACGTCGACGTTGTAGCGCGCCTTCAGTTCGTTGAGCACCGAGCAGATCCGCGCGTGCGCGTACTGGACGTAGTAGACGGGGTTCTCGTCGTTCTGTTTCAGCGCGAGGTCGATGTCGAACACGAACTCGGTGTCGGCCTTGCGCGAGATCAGGAAGAAGCGGACCGCGTCGCGGCCGCGCGTGATGGTCGCTTCGTCGATCATGTCG is a window from the Burkholderia vietnamiensis LMG 10929 genome containing:
- a CDS encoding thiol:disulfide interchange protein DsbA/DsbL, producing MKKLLSTLLLSVGLVAGFAHATPAAPVSGKDFEVMKSPQPVSAPAGKVEVIEFFWYGCPHCYEFEPTLEAWVKKQGANIDFKRVPVAFRDDFVPHSKLYYAVSALGISEKVTPAIFNAIHKQKNYLLTPQAQADFLATQGVDKKQFMDAYNSFSVQGQVKQSAELMKNYAIDGVPTVVVQGKYKTGPAYTNSIPGTAQVLDYLVKQVQDKKL
- a CDS encoding SPOR domain-containing protein, giving the protein MAQPRRTSKQSKQAGGTFLGIVLGLIVGLAIAVVVALYITRSPSPFVSKVAPPVDNGASQPQQFDPNRALQGKTPGQPVPQAAQSAPPNTAPGQAANQTQGGLLPEPQIVEVPPSGNANGSNGSGSANNGTASNNGSNNAASGNGVAVAPKPADNPPPKKTQQAQQPQQSGEDDLARFAAQKQAQQAAAQKQQQQQAAANAAKPAPSATSSAAAKAPSASDANTGYFLQVGAYKTESDAEQQRARLGFQGFESKVSKRDVSGVTYFRVRVGPFSKFEDMNSARQRLSDAGVDTAVIRFTKQ